In a genomic window of Ipomoea triloba cultivar NCNSP0323 chromosome 3, ASM357664v1:
- the LOC116012039 gene encoding ultraviolet-B receptor UVR8-like, with amino-acid sequence MDVETSMSSSNEAAAAVHRVLLVSAGATHSVALLSGNIVCSWGRGEDGQLGHGDAEDRYTPTRVTALDGKDIISVICGADHTAAYSESLMQAYSWGWGDFGRLGHGNSSDLFTPQPIKALQGLKIKQIACGDSHCLAVTIEGVVQSWGRNQNGQLGLGNTEDYLLPQKIEAFQGIPVKMVAAGAEHTAAVTEDGELYGWGWGRYGNLGLGNRNDCLVPQKVSAVEGVKMIMVACGWRHTISVSSSGALYTYGWSKYGQLGHGDFEDRLVPHKLETLCGDFISQVSGGWRHTMALTADGKLYGWGWNKFGQVGVGDKIDHCSPKQVDFPNNEKVAQVSCGWRHTVAFTERQNVYSWGRGINGQLGHGKSADRNAPTIIQSLSADGSSGQLIEASNFDPSSGEKYWVSSTGIYAVVPGENAEGEIERYDLHVPETDVKRMRI; translated from the exons ATGGATGTGGAAACAAGTATGAGCAGCAGCAAtgaagcggcggcggcggtcCATAGAGTGCTTCTCGTCTCTGCCGGAGCTACTCACTCCGTGGCGCTTCTCT CTGGAAATATTGTCTGTTCATGGGGAAGGGGAGAGGATGGGCAGCTTGGCCATGGAGATGCTGAAGATAGATATACACCCACTCGTGTGACTGCATTGGATGGCAAGGATATAATATCTGTTATTTGCGGTGCTGATCACACGGCTGCCTACTCAGAATCACTCATGCAAGCCTATAGTTGGGGATG GGGTGATTTTGGGAGATTGGGTCATGGAAACTCTAGTGACTTGTTTACTCCTCAGCCAATCAAAGCATTACAAGGCTTAAAGATAAAGCAAATTGCTTGTGGAGACAGCCATTGTTTAGCTGTTACCATTGAAGGAGTGGTGCAAAG TTGGGGACGAAATCAAAATGGTCAACTTGGCCTTGGCAACACAGAGGACTATCTGCTTCCCCAGAAAATTGAAGCTTTCCAG GGAATCCCTGTAAAAATGGTTGCTGCTGGTGCTGAACATACAGCTGCTGTAACAGAGGATGGTGAGCTTTACGGTTGGGGCTGGGGTCGTTATGGTAACCTTGGCTTAGGCAACCGGAATGATTGCTTAGTTCCTCAGAAAGTTTCAGCTGTAGAG GGAGTAAAGATGATCATGGTAGCGTGCGGATGGCGCCATACAATATCTGTTTCATCCTCTGGGGCTCTATATACTTATGGGTGGAGCAAATATGGGCAACTAGGACATGGGGATTTTGAAGACCGCCTTGTCCCACataaacttgaaaccttgtgtGGTGATTTTATTTCTCAG GTATCAGGTGGTTGGAGACACACCATGGCACTTACAGCTGATGGAAAACTTTATGGTTGGGGATGGAATAAG TTTGGACAAGTTGGTGTTGGTGATAAAATTGATCATTGTTCGCCAAAACAAGTGGACTTCCCAAACAATGAG AAAGTAGCTCAAGTCTCGTGTGGTTGGAGGCATACAGTTGCTTTTACTGAAAGGCAAAATGTCTATTCATGGGGGAGAGGAATAAATGGACAATTAGGCCATGGCAAATCTGCTGACAG GAATGCCCCAACAATCATACAATCTTTGAGTGCGGATGGATCAAGTGGACAACTGATTGAAGCTTCAAATTTCGATCCATCATCAG GTGAAAAATATTGGGTATCTTCAACCGGGATATATGCAGTTGTTCCAGGCGAGAAT GCTGAAGGAGAGATCGAGCGGTACGATTTACACGTCCCTGAAACTGACGTAAAAAGAATGCGGATATGA